Part of the Arthrobacter globiformis genome is shown below.
TGGTGACGTTGCCCCACAGCCGTACCACCACGAACAGCAACGGCAGCGCCCAGAGCGCCCAGCGCAGCGCCTTTTTGGCCACGTTGGTGCCGATCAGAAGCAGCCAGGTGAAGGCGAAGATCAGCGGAAACAGGGTGCCCGCCGTCTTGTGGACGTAGTTGAGCTGGCCCCGGGCGTCGGCGTCCAGGGCGCGGCGCAGCTGCTCGGCGTAGCCGGCGTCGAAGCCGCCGATCAGGGAATCGGGCATGGCCAGCCCGCCGGACAGCTGGGTTAGCTGGTTCAGCGTGAGCAGGTGAACGTACCAGAACAGGAACAGGCTGGCCACGACGCCGGCGATCACAATCAGGTTGGCGTTGTTCTGGGCCTTCGCCGGAGAGCGGTCCGTGCCGGGATTGATCACCGGCGGCAGGTGGTGCTGGGGTACTGCGGCCTTCGCGCCGTGCTTCTTGATCCGCTGTGCAGGTGTTTTGGCCATGCGTCCATTATCGCCCGCCGTCCTCCGCCTCTGCTGTGCAGGCATGCCCGGCGCCGATAGGGTGGGAAGCGTGACGGAACTGGGCAGACACAAACTGGGCAAACACAGCGCCACCAACCTGAGCCCCGAGCTCGACGACTATGAGCTGGCGGCCGAGCTGGTCCGCGAGGCCGGGCAGCTGGCGCTGATGATGCGGCAGGGCGGCCTCGACGCCCAGCGCAAGACCTCCATCTCCGACGTCGTCACAGCGGCGGACCACGCGGCCGAAGCTTATGTGCTGGAGCAGCTTCAGCGCTGCCGCCCGGACGACGGCGTCCTGGGCGAGGAAGGCGCCGCGGTGCGCGGCAGCAGCGGGCGGACCTGGGTCATCGACCCGGTGGACGGCACCTACAACTTCCTGCAGGGCTCTACCTACTGGTGCTCAGCCATCGCGCTCAAGGACGAGTCGGATGTGCTGCTCGGAGCCATTTTCCAGCCCGAGGAGGACAAACTCTGGATCGGCGGCAAGCAACGCGCCACCACCCTCAACGGCGATCCCGT
Proteins encoded:
- a CDS encoding inositol monophosphatase family protein, with amino-acid sequence MPGADRVGSVTELGRHKLGKHSATNLSPELDDYELAAELVREAGQLALMMRQGGLDAQRKTSISDVVTAADHAAEAYVLEQLQRCRPDDGVLGEEGAAVRGSSGRTWVIDPVDGTYNFLQGSTYWCSAIALKDESDVLLGAIFQPEEDKLWIGGKQRATTLNGDPVSTFKEDGTNRNAADLSHLGAATYIHPRWLSDPMCAMPWHAAATSAATLRMLGSGSCDLGRVADGQLGCWFQHSCPEWDWLPGKAIVTAAGGVAGSVHVNGLEWFMAGGTTAVHQLRAALESGSVD